One genomic window of Fibrobacter sp. UWB4 includes the following:
- a CDS encoding LemA family protein, producing the protein MTVVIVVAVAFIIIALFISMYNGLVKLRNNRENAFANIDVQLKQRFDLVPQLVSTVKGYATHEKQVLEEVTAARAAAINAKTIDEKVAADKSLSAALTGLKVSLEAYPELKANQNFLQLQTELSDIENKLAAARRFFNSTTREYNNACEVFPSNIIAGMFHFTRATMYEATENRETLNKAPEVKF; encoded by the coding sequence ATGACCGTAGTTATCGTTGTCGCCGTTGCCTTTATAATTATCGCTCTGTTCATTTCTATGTACAACGGGCTTGTGAAGCTCCGCAATAATCGCGAGAATGCCTTTGCAAATATCGATGTCCAGCTCAAGCAGCGTTTTGACCTTGTGCCGCAGCTTGTCTCGACGGTCAAGGGTTACGCAACTCACGAAAAGCAGGTGCTTGAAGAAGTGACTGCCGCCCGTGCGGCTGCCATCAATGCTAAAACCATTGACGAGAAGGTTGCTGCCGACAAGTCGCTTTCTGCGGCGCTTACAGGACTTAAGGTTTCGCTTGAAGCTTATCCGGAGCTTAAGGCGAACCAGAATTTTTTGCAGTTGCAGACGGAACTTTCGGATATTGAGAACAAGCTTGCTGCTGCCCGCCGCTTCTTCAATTCTACAACTCGCGAATACAACAATGCATGCGAGGTCTTCCCGAGCAATATCATTGCCGGCATGTTCCACTTTACCCGTGCGACCATGTACGAGGCGACTGAAAACCGTGAAACGCTAAACAAGGCCCCTGAGGTGAAATTTTAA
- a CDS encoding M48 family metallopeptidase has protein sequence MRYVGLQTQIWRNNRNTVILLFMFPVILLGMVFLVILGLDFFGLLCDIVEGGCPPEHASRIRYGTMHWPEIWHCFKVVIPYTLQIVGVWFIIAYCANTSIIRHATHAKPLERKENLRVYNIVENLCIAGGIEMPQINIIQDSGMNAFASGIDIPSFTITLTTGLIEKLDDRELSAVVGHELTHIKNRDTRLMVVCIVFVGIFATIQTVSLKLISAMFRNPRRSRRSRNGGSADMYILLVLLLVFIWSSVGYVFTWFTRLAISRKREYVADAGGAELCGDPLALASALRKISKDPGLVSVQRDDIAQLYVIHPDEEFDNNAGLKGWVAKANVLFCTHPDTPERILLLEQF, from the coding sequence ATGCGTTACGTTGGTCTCCAGACTCAAATCTGGCGGAATAACCGCAATACGGTGATTCTGCTTTTTATGTTCCCGGTGATTTTGCTGGGGATGGTGTTTCTGGTCATCCTGGGGCTTGATTTTTTCGGCCTGCTTTGCGATATTGTCGAGGGTGGATGTCCTCCTGAACATGCATCGCGTATAAGGTATGGGACTATGCACTGGCCTGAAATATGGCATTGCTTCAAGGTCGTGATTCCTTATACATTGCAGATTGTGGGCGTATGGTTCATTATCGCCTATTGCGCAAATACATCCATTATCCGCCATGCGACTCATGCAAAGCCGCTTGAACGCAAGGAAAATTTGCGCGTCTACAATATTGTCGAGAACCTTTGTATTGCTGGTGGCATCGAGATGCCGCAAATCAATATTATCCAGGATTCTGGAATGAACGCTTTTGCAAGCGGTATCGATATTCCTTCGTTTACCATTACCCTCACGACGGGTCTGATCGAAAAACTGGATGATAGGGAGCTTTCGGCGGTCGTGGGTCACGAGCTGACGCACATCAAGAATCGCGATACGCGTCTTATGGTGGTATGCATTGTGTTCGTCGGAATTTTTGCGACAATCCAGACGGTCTCCCTGAAGTTGATAAGCGCTATGTTCCGTAATCCGCGTAGGTCTAGGCGTAGCCGCAATGGCGGAAGTGCCGATATGTATATCCTCCTGGTTTTATTGCTTGTGTTTATATGGAGTTCCGTTGGTTATGTGTTCACCTGGTTCACGCGGCTTGCTATTTCACGCAAGCGAGAGTATGTAGCCGATGCCGGTGGTGCCGAGCTTTGCGGGGACCCTCTTGCACTTGCGTCTGCGCTGAGGAAAATTTCCAAGGATCCGGGCCTTGTGAGTGTGCAGAGAGACGATATTGCACAGCTTTACGTGATTCATCCTGATGAGGAATTTGACAATAATGCAGGCTTGAAAGGCTGGGTGGCGAAGGCCAATGTTTTGTTCTGCACACATCCAGATACGCCAGAGCGTATTCTGCTGCTGGAACAGTTCTAA
- a CDS encoding helix-turn-helix domain-containing protein has product MRYDIDVIRKAEIELLAQMQGATSLTKKKLALDSGISRQHLGLVAKGKRSLSVKSFCDLADAFGCSATELMAKLEALILEQIQLQTPAAADKAKGINYINKTILGKNPEKQSEH; this is encoded by the coding sequence ATGCGATATGACATTGACGTCATCCGAAAAGCTGAAATTGAACTTTTAGCACAGATGCAGGGAGCGACTTCCTTAACGAAGAAAAAGCTCGCTTTAGATAGCGGGATTAGTCGTCAGCATCTCGGACTGGTCGCAAAAGGCAAGCGCAGCCTTTCCGTCAAATCGTTTTGTGATCTCGCAGACGCTTTCGGCTGCTCTGCTACAGAGCTGATGGCAAAGCTCGAAGCCTTAATACTGGAGCAAATCCAGCTCCAGACACCTGCCGCCGCCGACAAGGCAAAAGGCATAAACTATATCAACAAAACGATCCTGGGCAAAAACCCGGAAAAGCAGTCCGAACATTAG